From one Paenibacillus sp. FSL K6-1330 genomic stretch:
- the purD gene encoding phosphoribosylamine--glycine ligase, protein MDILVIGGGGREHAIVWALAKSPKADKIYCAPGNAGIGQLAECVPIAVSEFDKLAAFAVEKQVGLIVVGPDDPLADGIVDTFDATGIPVFGPRKNAAEIEGSKTFMKDLLHKYGIPTAAYAKFDNYEEALAYLREQGAPIVVKADGLAAGKGVTVARTIEEAEQALSDIMQSKVFGDAGSRVVIEEFLEGQEMSILAFVDGETVKPMSAAQDHKPAYDGDLGPNTGGMGTYSPLPHIQPSIIEEAIETIIKPTAKAMVAEGRPFRGVLFAGLMITPDGKPKTIEFNARFGDPETQVVLPRLKTDLLDVFLAAVNGNLADLELEWSDEAAVCVILASGGYPASYPKGIAITGLENEQDGTIVFHAGTSRDADGTWRTNGGRVLGIVGLGADIASARTKAYERAEAIAFEGKQNRTDIALKALV, encoded by the coding sequence ATGGATATTTTAGTTATCGGAGGCGGCGGAAGAGAGCATGCCATCGTATGGGCACTGGCAAAGAGCCCAAAAGCGGATAAGATTTACTGTGCACCTGGCAATGCTGGCATTGGACAACTGGCCGAGTGCGTGCCGATTGCGGTATCGGAATTTGATAAGCTGGCAGCATTCGCCGTGGAGAAGCAAGTGGGGCTCATTGTCGTCGGTCCGGATGATCCGCTGGCTGACGGTATCGTAGACACGTTTGACGCTACAGGCATCCCGGTATTTGGTCCGCGTAAAAATGCAGCCGAAATTGAGGGCAGCAAAACCTTCATGAAGGATCTGCTCCATAAATACGGCATTCCGACGGCAGCTTACGCGAAGTTCGACAATTATGAGGAGGCGCTTGCTTACTTGCGTGAGCAAGGCGCGCCGATTGTCGTGAAAGCGGACGGGCTCGCAGCCGGCAAAGGCGTTACCGTTGCAAGAACGATCGAGGAAGCCGAGCAGGCGCTTAGCGACATTATGCAATCGAAGGTGTTTGGCGATGCCGGAAGCCGGGTGGTCATCGAGGAGTTCCTGGAAGGCCAGGAAATGTCGATCCTCGCCTTTGTGGATGGTGAAACCGTGAAGCCGATGTCGGCGGCACAGGATCATAAACCGGCTTATGATGGAGATCTGGGGCCGAATACGGGAGGAATGGGAACTTATTCGCCATTGCCTCATATTCAGCCATCCATCATCGAAGAGGCGATTGAGACGATCATCAAGCCTACGGCAAAAGCGATGGTAGCCGAAGGGCGTCCGTTCCGGGGCGTTCTGTTCGCCGGATTGATGATCACACCGGACGGCAAACCGAAGACCATCGAATTTAACGCCAGATTCGGCGACCCAGAAACGCAGGTTGTATTGCCGCGTCTGAAGACCGACCTGCTTGACGTTTTCCTTGCTGCCGTAAATGGAAACCTGGCTGATCTTGAGCTGGAGTGGAGTGACGAAGCGGCTGTATGTGTCATTCTGGCTTCTGGCGGTTATCCTGCATCGTATCCGAAAGGAATTGCGATCACTGGGCTGGAGAATGAGCAGGACGGGACGATTGTATTTCATGCGGGCACTTCTCGCGATGCTGATGGGACGTGGAGAACGAATGGGGGACGTGTCCTGGGCATTGTCGGTTTAGGAGCAGATATCGCTTCAGCACGTACGAAAGCCTATGAACGGGCAGAAGCGATTGCATTTGAAGGCAAGCAAAACCGGACGGATATTGCGCTGAAGGCGCTTGTTTAG
- the purH gene encoding bifunctional phosphoribosylaminoimidazolecarboxamide formyltransferase/IMP cyclohydrolase encodes MGIKRALVSVSDKTGIVEFCRELSSLGVEIISTGGTKNLLAKEGVPVIGISDVTGFPEILDGRVKTLHPAVHSGLLAIRDSEEHQRQMQELGLDYIDMVVVNLYPFQETIAKPDVEYEDAIENIDIGGPTMLRSAAKNHAFVSVVVDAADYGSVIEEIRGGGDTTLETRKRLAAKVFRHTAAYDTLISDYLSNVTGDPLPERFSVTYEKIQDLRYGENPHQKAAFYRKPLAPAGTLTTAEQLHGKELSYNNINDANAALQIVKEFDEPTVVAVKHMNPCGVGIGTNVLEAYQKAYNADPTSIFGGIVAANRTIDAPTADLLKDIFLEIILAPDFTPEALEILTKKKNIRLLKMGEFGSAKERQSTLAVTTIEGGMIVQESDVHSLDTADLQVATDRKPTEEELKQLLFGWKVVKHVKSNAIVLAADDMTVGVGAGQMNRVGSARIAVEQAGEKAKGAVLASDAFFPMGDTVELAAKAGITAIIQPGGSIKDEESIKAANEYGIAMVFTGVRHFKH; translated from the coding sequence GTGGGTATCAAAAGAGCTTTGGTCAGCGTTTCGGATAAAACCGGCATCGTGGAATTTTGCCGCGAGTTGTCTTCATTGGGTGTAGAGATCATTTCGACAGGGGGAACCAAGAACCTTCTCGCCAAGGAAGGAGTTCCTGTCATCGGCATTTCCGATGTGACCGGATTCCCGGAGATTCTGGACGGACGCGTCAAAACCCTTCATCCAGCCGTGCACAGCGGTCTGCTTGCCATTCGTGACAGCGAAGAGCATCAGCGTCAGATGCAGGAGCTGGGCCTCGATTATATCGATATGGTCGTGGTTAACCTGTACCCATTCCAGGAAACGATTGCGAAGCCGGATGTCGAGTATGAAGATGCAATCGAAAATATCGACATTGGCGGTCCAACGATGCTGCGTTCGGCTGCGAAAAACCATGCTTTTGTGAGCGTGGTTGTCGATGCGGCGGATTATGGCAGCGTGATTGAGGAAATCCGCGGCGGCGGCGACACGACCTTGGAAACCCGTAAACGTCTTGCAGCCAAGGTGTTCCGTCATACGGCTGCCTACGATACGTTGATTTCCGACTATTTGTCGAATGTAACGGGCGATCCGCTTCCTGAGCGCTTTAGCGTGACCTACGAGAAGATTCAGGACCTTCGTTACGGCGAGAATCCGCATCAAAAAGCGGCCTTTTACCGTAAACCGCTGGCACCTGCGGGTACCTTGACGACAGCGGAGCAGCTGCATGGCAAAGAGCTCTCCTACAACAATATCAATGACGCGAATGCAGCCCTGCAGATCGTGAAGGAGTTTGACGAGCCGACCGTGGTGGCCGTGAAGCATATGAACCCTTGCGGCGTTGGCATCGGGACGAATGTGCTGGAAGCTTATCAAAAGGCTTATAACGCCGACCCGACATCCATCTTTGGCGGCATCGTGGCAGCGAACCGGACGATTGATGCTCCGACGGCGGATCTGCTGAAGGATATCTTCCTTGAAATTATCCTGGCACCGGACTTCACGCCGGAGGCGCTGGAGATTCTGACGAAGAAGAAGAACATCCGTCTTCTGAAGATGGGCGAGTTCGGCTCGGCCAAGGAGCGCCAAAGCACTCTTGCCGTGACAACTATCGAAGGCGGCATGATTGTGCAGGAAAGCGATGTGCATTCTCTGGATACCGCAGACCTGCAAGTTGCAACAGATCGCAAACCAACGGAAGAGGAGCTGAAGCAGCTGCTCTTCGGCTGGAAGGTTGTAAAGCATGTGAAGTCCAATGCGATCGTATTGGCAGCAGACGACATGACCGTTGGCGTTGGCGCAGGTCAGATGAACCGTGTCGGCTCGGCGCGCATAGCGGTGGAACAGGCAGGAGAGAAAGCCAAGGGCGCCGTTCTTGCTTCCGATGCGTTCTTCCCGATGGGAGATACCGTGGAGCTTGCAGCGAAAGCCGGCATTACCGCCATCATTCAGCCGGGCGGCTCCATTAAGGATGAGGAATCCATCAAGGCTGCCAACGAATACGGTATTGCCATGGTGTTCACTGGCGTGAGACATTTTAAGCACTAA
- a CDS encoding FDLD family class I lanthipeptide gives MNNQFDLDLQVAQNEVAPNEVQPASGLICTPSCLTGTLNCKISLSFCRTC, from the coding sequence ATGAACAACCAATTCGATTTAGACCTTCAAGTTGCACAAAATGAGGTTGCTCCAAATGAAGTACAACCTGCAAGCGGCCTTATTTGCACTCCATCATGCCTGACGGGAACATTGAATTGCAAAATCAGCTTGTCTTTTTGCAGAACGTGTTAA
- a CDS encoding winged helix-turn-helix domain-containing protein has protein sequence MKKTIVAVSPDSPIKVFLNRITDSSNIEVLSCDSFNQIEMITDHRCMGVLVCQKNITLKDLSIWHGLREKRAVPFIFITPANNEQLEYEILSQLFSLSAQPDLKKAGPEREVIYLSPNVIFDPSCKVIWKQGEGQMLTLMEYRLLEYFLKSGDWVIDIDHIINKVWGVDTFTSSNTVYVHIRKLREKIEEDPSNPKILVTCHGLGYRMNIMNNMLEVDQHERTFQLK, from the coding sequence ATGAAAAAAACAATTGTGGCTGTTTCACCAGATAGTCCCATTAAGGTGTTTTTAAACCGGATTACTGATTCTAGCAACATTGAAGTATTATCCTGTGATTCCTTTAACCAAATTGAAATGATAACCGATCATCGATGTATGGGAGTACTTGTGTGTCAGAAGAATATAACTTTGAAGGACCTGTCAATCTGGCACGGGCTTCGAGAGAAGAGAGCTGTTCCTTTTATATTTATCACGCCGGCAAATAATGAACAACTAGAATATGAGATTTTAAGTCAGTTATTTTCTCTTTCCGCCCAACCTGATCTAAAGAAAGCAGGACCGGAGCGTGAGGTCATTTATTTATCACCCAATGTCATATTTGATCCGAGCTGTAAGGTGATTTGGAAGCAGGGAGAGGGGCAAATGCTTACATTGATGGAATATAGGCTGCTTGAATATTTTCTGAAATCCGGAGACTGGGTGATAGATATTGATCATATTATCAATAAGGTTTGGGGAGTTGATACATTTACCTCTTCGAATACGGTATATGTCCATATTCGAAAACTGAGGGAGAAAATAGAGGAGGATCCTAGCAATCCCAAAATATTAGTGACCTGCCATGGGCTAGGATACAGAATGAATATCATGAATAATATGTTGGAGGTTGATCAACATGAAAGAACATTCCAGCTTAAATGA
- a CDS encoding lanthionine synthetase C family protein, giving the protein MKKDMLFVKEQSSTYIYEKGLEISKEIAIRLSDPKFVFDSVHTLDNVMTETDHFPWGDISLSHGYPGNIHLLSLWRRIDESINWNHAIHSNMVEVQSCLARYGTGDISLYSGWAGIASAVYAASNQGEFYNQFLNQIHRWMSPMVEQWLQASTEILRQKNGVPMELYDTISGASGVGRYLLKNATDPLIAPLIEPILRFLVDLTEPICINDKMVPGWFTPSKFHSTAGDKSNFPVGSFNCGMAHGIPGPLALLSAAYNSGIEVPGQYRAIEYITEWLLDSQEEDELGSYWPHIIPFEELMTKNKLLRQREAWCYGTPGVACALYISSISLNNTTVAQTALQSFIKAVSYECDRNRMDSPSLCHGLSGLLLMSWRMWNFTKDPAIKPLIDQLMTRLLQRFDSSTPLGYKDAEPGAANTMRWLTKAGLLEGAAGIAATLVSVGEAEHNDWDYMLMLS; this is encoded by the coding sequence GTGAAAAAGGATATGTTATTTGTCAAAGAGCAAAGCTCAACATACATATATGAAAAGGGACTGGAGATCAGCAAAGAAATTGCGATTCGCTTGAGTGATCCCAAATTCGTGTTTGATTCTGTCCATACGTTAGACAACGTCATGACGGAGACCGACCACTTCCCTTGGGGGGACATTTCTTTGTCTCACGGCTACCCGGGCAATATTCACCTTTTATCGCTATGGCGTAGAATCGATGAATCTATAAATTGGAACCATGCAATACATTCAAATATGGTTGAAGTCCAGTCATGCCTTGCCAGGTACGGAACAGGGGATATTTCCCTATATAGCGGTTGGGCAGGAATCGCATCTGCTGTATACGCTGCTTCGAACCAGGGAGAATTTTATAATCAATTCCTGAATCAGATCCATCGCTGGATGTCACCCATGGTTGAGCAATGGCTGCAAGCAAGCACGGAAATACTGCGTCAGAAGAACGGAGTACCCATGGAGCTATACGATACAATATCAGGTGCGAGCGGCGTAGGAAGATACTTGTTGAAAAATGCAACTGATCCTCTTATCGCTCCGTTAATAGAACCAATCCTTCGCTTCCTTGTCGATCTTACGGAACCCATATGTATAAATGATAAGATGGTTCCAGGCTGGTTTACGCCAAGTAAATTCCACTCCACTGCCGGTGATAAGAGCAATTTTCCCGTAGGCAGCTTCAATTGTGGGATGGCGCATGGGATCCCGGGACCTCTTGCCTTATTATCCGCCGCTTACAACAGCGGAATTGAAGTTCCAGGACAATACAGAGCAATCGAATATATAACCGAATGGTTACTGGATTCGCAAGAAGAGGACGAATTGGGAAGCTATTGGCCGCATATCATTCCTTTCGAAGAGCTCATGACTAAAAATAAACTGCTTCGCCAAAGAGAAGCCTGGTGCTATGGAACACCTGGTGTAGCCTGTGCTTTATATATTTCCTCAATAAGCCTAAACAACACAACCGTAGCCCAGACCGCCCTCCAATCTTTTATAAAAGCGGTTTCATACGAATGCGACAGGAATCGTATGGATTCCCCTTCGTTATGTCATGGTCTGTCCGGTCTTCTCCTTATGAGCTGGAGAATGTGGAACTTCACTAAAGATCCGGCAATCAAGCCATTAATCGATCAACTTATGACCAGGTTGCTTCAACGATTCGACTCCAGCACTCCTCTTGGCTATAAGGATGCGGAACCAGGAGCGGCAAATACGATGCGATGGCTTACAAAAGCCGGGCTTCTTGAAGGAGCTGCAGGAATTGCTGCTACACTCGTCAGCGTCGGAGAGGCAGAGCATAACGATTGGGATTATATGCTTATGCTTTCATAA
- a CDS encoding lanthionine synthetase C family protein: MRTSCLKEQSISISKLIAERLVDLPYIENIAVSPTNRSPSRGTAPWNPISLADGIPGIWVLFAEWDRLEPDRGWKESIHQHLLSLYRAMPLRIPDISLYSGVTGIAYGLFIASDDRTNYKQALSQLNQYIASQFTEGRKIPGLDSLDVVSGLCGVARYVLEASRYDDRMREIAVPLITNIIGESQSMIDAVLCGMDRQVQHGIAHGLAGILALLVTALHKQVEVENLQHTIHRIADYLALQIREDRYGRFWPISSKPSCSYRSEEEETRQIEGWCHGTLGVSLTLLRAGIYCSNEGWKKVAAEAAGSTFRLGENELGSMTPSFCHGLAGLLHLANHLHALCDIHEASLFADRVASRLMKMFDESSPFGYRDQEDTVCTDNPGLLQGAVGIALSLLDYGKRDDPIYLGKWRELFLMS, from the coding sequence GTGAGGACAAGCTGTTTAAAGGAACAGTCCATTAGTATTAGTAAATTAATTGCCGAACGACTGGTTGATCTTCCATATATAGAAAACATTGCGGTGAGTCCCACAAATCGTTCTCCTTCCAGGGGAACTGCTCCCTGGAATCCGATTTCATTAGCCGATGGTATTCCTGGCATATGGGTATTATTCGCTGAATGGGATCGGCTTGAACCGGATCGGGGCTGGAAGGAGTCCATTCATCAGCATTTATTATCTTTATATAGAGCCATGCCGCTTCGAATTCCTGACATTTCACTTTATTCGGGAGTAACAGGGATAGCCTACGGGCTATTCATAGCATCGGATGATCGAACGAATTATAAACAAGCACTCTCTCAATTAAATCAATATATAGCAAGCCAATTTACGGAAGGCAGAAAAATTCCAGGCCTGGATTCACTCGATGTTGTCAGTGGCTTATGCGGTGTTGCCAGATATGTGCTGGAGGCAAGCAGGTATGATGATAGAATGCGCGAAATTGCCGTTCCTCTAATAACGAATATCATCGGGGAATCCCAATCTATGATAGATGCTGTTCTCTGCGGAATGGATCGACAGGTTCAACACGGCATTGCTCATGGGCTTGCCGGCATTCTTGCCTTATTGGTTACAGCTCTTCACAAACAAGTTGAGGTTGAGAACCTGCAACATACGATTCATAGAATTGCCGATTATTTGGCACTGCAAATTCGAGAGGACCGATATGGACGATTCTGGCCGATATCTTCCAAACCTAGCTGCTCATATCGAAGTGAAGAGGAAGAGACGAGACAAATCGAAGGTTGGTGTCACGGCACTTTAGGAGTCTCGCTTACATTATTGCGGGCAGGAATCTATTGTAGCAATGAAGGGTGGAAGAAGGTTGCTGCTGAAGCTGCGGGATCTACGTTCAGGCTCGGAGAGAATGAGCTCGGTTCCATGACGCCTTCATTTTGCCATGGATTAGCTGGTTTATTGCATTTGGCCAACCATTTGCATGCGCTATGTGATATTCATGAAGCTTCTTTGTTTGCAGACAGAGTGGCATCGAGATTGATGAAAATGTTTGATGAATCAAGCCCTTTTGGTTATCGAGATCAAGAAGATACGGTTTGTACTGACAATCCCGGCTTACTGCAAGGGGCAGTCGGAATTGCTTTGAGCTTGCTTGATTATGGAAAACGGGATGATCCGATTTATCTGGGAAAATGGAGGGAGTTATTTCTCATGTCATAG
- a CDS encoding lantibiotic dehydratase encodes MKEHSSLNDGVTNEMHEGKKQSERWFKPCDFFIVRTPLLSLDTYLQVMSQHNFQSEKVELETIGRLKEEASRSIVKEAISVASPSLRSFYEFLNTSTDEADKKTIQKYEKTLVSLFRYFIRMSTRTTPFGLFSRVGQGYFGDRSDLEVCSFLENEKRARPDMEWIFHLIKLIESDPVIFDELKVRMNRTLMIKGDRVKLPFRPQYGILNLDAIPEGVNSIGLTEVVGFTLQAAKEPVDVKTLKRAILEAFPESNLNIIHNYLHQLLEQEFILSELRPPLMDVPPLEHILTVLSGKSGSDKWLEILSEVQALLLQYETSEIGNGEHIYRRLTEKMLDVVKTSNLVQVDVRLEKDVTLPRSITNDVVLGAELMCKLHVPEGHELNEYLNRFLEKYGVYQEIPINELFDSDWGLGIPKAYQPDFNPGTQQVSYTRNSILFQLVTEAIAEGSAECVLTDEHIQELALNDDPQNAPESLEIYYSLVADSQEHVDQGDYKLVLGASAGSSGAGKTFGRFLDMFDQAFIQNFEQIHSHVQKLHPKAAIVEMVFMPSSGRISNIMIGKNLLEYEIVSGTTSSKNELNTLHIDDLLVGATYDRFYIKSKKLGREIIPLQTHMFNHRISPPIFRFLSDITRKLTKTWSYFNWGPVEHSPFLPRLRYKNIILSSAQWRLGKYILGGEQSGGSKEWLDKFHSWKERWKVPRYIYLAMGDNRLLLDLHNPLGVEELRREMGKLQNGQELLLTECMNHPSCSPLHSKGETYIGEFVFPLLNIKSVPQSSPERGLLDDPNYVPVASRGVLPGEDWLYIKLYGTSEREVELLGLHLADLWRQPEFNNWSRRFYFVRYKDQESHIRLRFNGDPKELWSTGIGQISQWMQRMRNSGLAVSMTIDTYVPEFERYGGTGLIEMAEDIFATDSKLVSLYLGEARRKRLNLASEVIAVVNILDILASFGLTLEGQKKWLEERVDGKEHMKAYREMKKTLIEAADSKPSWLYQADASNVMIAAIDERRSLIRTYSESIETAKQRGLTNHPHDILASLVHMHLNRLLGVDRELEIKCMALAKYTASHFYYAKGALHVIS; translated from the coding sequence ATGAAAGAACATTCCAGCTTAAATGATGGGGTAACCAATGAAATGCATGAAGGGAAAAAACAATCGGAACGATGGTTTAAGCCATGTGATTTTTTTATAGTGAGAACCCCGCTGCTTTCACTTGATACCTATTTACAAGTTATGTCCCAACACAATTTTCAATCCGAGAAGGTTGAGCTTGAGACGATAGGGCGTTTAAAAGAAGAGGCCTCTAGATCCATAGTCAAGGAAGCAATCAGTGTTGCCTCTCCGTCACTAAGGTCCTTCTATGAGTTTTTGAATACCTCAACGGACGAAGCTGACAAAAAAACCATTCAAAAATATGAAAAGACACTGGTCAGCCTGTTCCGTTATTTTATTCGTATGTCGACACGAACAACGCCTTTCGGTCTCTTTTCAAGGGTCGGTCAAGGATATTTCGGAGACCGGAGCGACTTGGAGGTATGTTCGTTCCTGGAAAATGAAAAAAGGGCGAGGCCTGATATGGAATGGATCTTTCATTTAATTAAATTAATTGAGTCCGATCCCGTTATATTTGATGAATTAAAGGTTCGAATGAATCGAACACTGATGATCAAAGGAGATCGGGTCAAATTACCGTTTCGGCCTCAATACGGGATATTGAATCTTGATGCTATTCCCGAAGGAGTCAATTCGATTGGATTGACAGAGGTTGTTGGTTTCACGCTTCAGGCAGCAAAAGAACCTGTTGATGTGAAAACGCTAAAGAGAGCAATTCTAGAAGCATTCCCGGAATCCAATTTAAACATCATTCATAATTATTTGCACCAGCTGTTAGAACAGGAATTTATATTAAGCGAGCTTCGGCCTCCGCTCATGGATGTACCGCCGCTAGAACATATACTAACGGTTTTGTCCGGAAAATCGGGATCTGATAAGTGGTTGGAAATTCTAAGCGAAGTTCAGGCTTTGTTACTCCAATATGAAACCAGCGAGATTGGTAACGGTGAGCACATCTATCGCCGACTTACGGAGAAGATGCTTGATGTCGTTAAGACCAGTAATCTGGTTCAGGTTGATGTGAGGCTGGAGAAGGATGTCACTCTTCCACGATCCATAACTAACGATGTTGTCTTGGGAGCAGAGTTGATGTGCAAATTGCATGTGCCAGAAGGTCATGAATTAAATGAGTATTTAAACCGCTTTCTCGAGAAATATGGGGTCTATCAGGAAATTCCAATCAATGAGCTTTTTGATAGCGATTGGGGTTTAGGTATCCCTAAAGCCTATCAACCGGATTTTAATCCAGGAACCCAACAGGTCTCCTATACTCGCAACTCGATTCTATTTCAACTGGTAACCGAGGCAATTGCGGAGGGCTCCGCTGAGTGTGTACTGACGGATGAACATATTCAAGAACTTGCCCTGAATGATGATCCACAGAACGCCCCGGAATCTTTGGAAATTTATTATTCTCTGGTAGCTGATTCCCAAGAGCATGTCGATCAAGGCGATTATAAGTTAGTTCTGGGGGCGAGTGCTGGATCGAGCGGAGCAGGAAAAACTTTCGGGCGTTTTTTGGATATGTTTGATCAAGCGTTTATACAGAACTTCGAACAGATTCATTCACATGTTCAGAAATTGCATCCAAAGGCAGCCATAGTGGAGATGGTGTTTATGCCCTCCAGCGGAAGGATATCAAATATTATGATAGGGAAAAATTTATTGGAATATGAGATCGTTTCGGGTACGACTTCATCTAAGAATGAGTTAAATACACTTCATATCGACGATCTTCTAGTTGGAGCAACCTATGATCGTTTTTATATCAAATCCAAGAAGCTGGGAAGGGAGATCATTCCGCTTCAGACTCATATGTTCAATCACAGAATTTCCCCTCCGATCTTCAGGTTCCTTAGTGATATAACGAGAAAGCTCACCAAAACTTGGTCCTATTTTAACTGGGGGCCGGTAGAACACTCTCCCTTTTTGCCAAGACTCCGGTATAAGAACATTATACTTAGTTCGGCTCAGTGGAGATTGGGAAAGTATATCTTGGGGGGAGAGCAGTCCGGGGGAAGTAAAGAATGGCTTGATAAATTTCATTCATGGAAGGAGAGATGGAAGGTACCTCGGTATATTTATTTGGCAATGGGGGATAACAGACTGCTGTTGGATTTACATAATCCGTTAGGTGTAGAAGAATTGAGACGCGAGATGGGGAAACTTCAAAATGGTCAAGAGTTGCTTCTAACGGAATGTATGAATCATCCAAGCTGTTCGCCTCTACACTCTAAAGGAGAAACATATATTGGCGAATTTGTTTTTCCACTATTAAATATCAAGAGCGTGCCTCAATCATCTCCTGAGCGCGGCCTATTAGACGATCCGAATTATGTACCGGTTGCATCCAGAGGCGTTCTACCGGGTGAAGACTGGCTCTATATAAAATTATATGGAACTTCTGAGCGAGAGGTTGAATTGCTGGGCTTGCATTTGGCAGATTTATGGAGACAACCTGAATTTAATAATTGGAGCAGAAGGTTCTACTTCGTACGCTACAAAGATCAGGAAAGCCACATAAGATTAAGGTTTAATGGAGATCCGAAAGAGCTCTGGTCTACGGGGATCGGCCAAATTAGTCAATGGATGCAGAGAATGCGTAATTCAGGTCTCGCGGTTTCCATGACGATAGACACCTATGTTCCCGAATTCGAGAGATATGGTGGAACAGGGTTGATCGAGATGGCAGAAGATATATTTGCTACAGATAGTAAGCTTGTAAGTCTTTATCTTGGGGAGGCTCGGCGTAAACGATTAAACCTTGCTTCAGAAGTAATAGCAGTAGTCAATATACTAGATATTCTAGCTAGTTTTGGACTTACTTTAGAAGGGCAAAAGAAATGGCTGGAGGAAAGAGTTGACGGGAAGGAACATATGAAAGCATACAGAGAGATGAAAAAGACATTAATTGAAGCCGCAGATTCTAAGCCTTCATGGCTCTACCAGGCTGACGCTTCAAATGTCATGATTGCAGCAATTGATGAGAGGCGATCCTTGATTAGAACGTACTCCGAATCCATAGAGACTGCCAAACAACGGGGGTTAACGAATCATCCGCACGATATTTTAGCCAGTTTGGTGCATATGCATTTAAACCGTTTGCTCGGTGTTGACAGGGAGCTTGAGATTAAATGTATGGCCTTAGCCAAATATACCGCATCTCATTTTTATTATGCGAAAGGAGCTCTACATGTTATCTCCTGA